A genomic region of Chryseobacterium sp. KACC 21268 contains the following coding sequences:
- a CDS encoding type 1 glutamine amidotransferase domain-containing protein: MSKKVLFVLTNHDELGNTGLKTGFWTEELAAPYYALSDKGVEITLASPKGGQPPIDPKSEDPSSQTDATRRMDDDEVLNEKLKNTHKLSEVKSEDFDAVFYPGGHGPLWDLAEDKVSQDLIVDFYNNDKPVAFVCHAPGVLKDVKIDGEYLVKGKNVTGFTNTEEEAVQLTDVVPFLVEDMLKRNGGSYSKVEDWAPYAVVEGRLIT, encoded by the coding sequence ATGAGCAAAAAAGTATTATTCGTGCTTACGAATCACGATGAATTAGGAAATACAGGTTTAAAGACAGGATTCTGGACTGAAGAATTGGCCGCTCCTTATTATGCATTATCGGATAAAGGGGTAGAGATCACATTGGCATCTCCAAAGGGTGGTCAACCGCCGATTGATCCGAAAAGTGAAGACCCTTCATCTCAGACAGATGCTACACGCAGAATGGACGATGATGAGGTATTAAACGAAAAATTAAAAAATACACATAAGTTATCGGAAGTTAAAAGCGAAGATTTTGATGCGGTATTTTATCCTGGTGGACATGGTCCTTTGTGGGATCTGGCTGAAGATAAAGTTTCACAAGACCTTATTGTTGATTTTTATAACAATGATAAACCAGTAGCGTTTGTATGTCATGCACCCGGGGTCTTGAAGGATGTAAAAATAGATGGTGAATATCTGGTGAAGGGTAAAAATGTCACCGGATTTACCAATACGGAAGAAGAGGCAGTACAACTGACTGATGTTGTTCCGTTCCTGGTGGAGGATATGCTTAAAAGGAATGGTGGATCATATAGTAAAGTTGAAGATTGGGCTCCTTATGCAGTAGTTGAAGGAAGACTAATCACATGA
- the thiD gene encoding bifunctional hydroxymethylpyrimidine kinase/phosphomethylpyrimidine kinase, whose translation MKKYTYPSVLTIAGFDGSGGAGIQADIKTFSALGCYATSVLTALPVQNTQGVRKIYPIPMEAVEEQIEAVLDDIFPRAIKIGMVHTPELVETIVNTLRKYPKIPIVFDPVMVATSGHRLIEEETITTIVEKLFPIAEIITPNMDEATILADMKVKTLEDMENAGRIILKSGCNNILLKGGHQESPIITSLLLNQNGELTSFETEKFVTNNTHGSGCTLSSAIAAFLAHGEDLKSAVTLAQEYVFEAIKNGKDVVTGKGNGPLNHFYNPIKLIKNEMV comes from the coding sequence ATGAAAAAATACACTTATCCTTCCGTATTGACAATCGCAGGTTTCGACGGAAGCGGTGGCGCAGGTATTCAAGCGGACATCAAGACTTTTTCGGCTTTGGGATGCTATGCCACATCTGTTCTCACAGCTTTACCAGTACAAAACACACAAGGCGTGAGGAAAATCTATCCTATTCCAATGGAAGCTGTCGAAGAGCAAATAGAAGCGGTGCTAGATGATATTTTTCCAAGGGCTATAAAAATTGGAATGGTTCATACACCAGAATTGGTGGAAACGATCGTTAATACACTAAGAAAATATCCAAAAATCCCAATTGTATTCGATCCCGTTATGGTTGCCACCAGCGGACACCGATTGATCGAAGAAGAGACCATCACCACCATAGTAGAAAAGCTCTTTCCTATAGCCGAGATCATTACACCAAATATGGACGAAGCTACGATCCTGGCCGACATGAAAGTGAAAACTTTAGAAGATATGGAGAACGCAGGAAGAATCATTCTGAAATCTGGATGCAATAATATTCTGCTGAAAGGAGGCCATCAGGAATCGCCAATAATTACATCTTTATTATTAAACCAAAACGGTGAATTAACTTCTTTCGAAACTGAAAAATTTGTCACCAACAACACCCACGGATCCGGCTGTACGCTGTCTTCCGCAATTGCAGCTTTTCTGGCTCATGGCGAAGATTTGAAAAGCGCTGTAACTCTTGCACAGGAATATGTTTTCGAAGCTATAAAAAATGGAAAAGACGTCGTCACCGGAAAAGGAAATGGTCCACTCAATCACTTTTATAATCCAATTAAACTAATCAAAAATGAAATGGTCTGA
- a CDS encoding DUF4280 domain-containing protein, whose product MDRNSDLNTLSNENSNTDFSNPNISTGEDFLEVDEGRDTMEDESSGEDEDENKNLDDQTNEIEPKNQTKSSEHDGKFLVVQKGLSCCDKGSKFPSFKVTSHQKHYWNDEDGNADYLVVTEDDLNFNPLGMPFGACSVKNGNPCAFAPSGKWTKTYEKVKVSGKKCVTEISELLCSVGGKITVMKHGQQTEAGKSNTNNANSQEQQTYNPMIDFEEFKEEINQADQLYYT is encoded by the coding sequence ATGGATAGAAATTCTGATTTAAATACACTTTCCAATGAAAATTCAAATACTGATTTCAGTAATCCCAATATATCGACTGGTGAAGATTTTTTGGAGGTTGATGAAGGACGTGACACAATGGAGGATGAAAGCTCTGGCGAAGATGAAGACGAAAATAAGAATTTGGATGATCAGACAAACGAAATTGAACCGAAAAATCAAACTAAGTCAAGCGAACACGATGGCAAATTTCTAGTGGTACAAAAAGGTCTATCATGCTGTGATAAAGGTTCTAAATTTCCGTCATTCAAAGTGACAAGCCATCAAAAACATTATTGGAATGATGAAGATGGAAATGCTGATTATCTTGTAGTTACAGAAGATGATCTTAATTTTAATCCTTTAGGAATGCCATTCGGTGCATGTTCCGTTAAAAACGGAAATCCTTGTGCTTTTGCACCTTCAGGAAAGTGGACTAAAACCTATGAAAAGGTAAAGGTATCTGGGAAAAAGTGCGTGACGGAGATTTCTGAATTGCTTTGTTCCGTCGGCGGAAAAATAACCGTTATGAAACACGGTCAACAAACGGAGGCAGGAAAAAGCAATACCAACAATGCCAATTCACAAGAACAACAGACCTACAATCCAATGATAGATTTTGAGGAATTCAAAGAAGAAATCAATCAGGCTGATCAACTTTATTACACCTAA
- the tenA gene encoding thiaminase II, giving the protein MKWSESAWLRIEERYQSILTIPFILELSDGSLSKEKFQFYMAQDSLYLEHFGRALSLIAARAHHIDDTLEYMRYAETAIVVENALHEFYFEDFGLTERGKMQPVCHHYVHYLKSTAALDPVEVGMAAVLPCFWIYKKVGDHIYNNLQSDNNPYQKWIDTYGGEEFAEAVQKAIDICNRVANETTPAMREKMTEAFITASIMEYHFWEAAYDLKTWI; this is encoded by the coding sequence ATGAAATGGTCTGAATCCGCTTGGCTACGAATTGAAGAACGATATCAATCAATATTGACAATACCTTTCATCTTAGAATTGTCTGATGGAAGCCTATCTAAGGAAAAGTTCCAGTTTTATATGGCGCAGGATTCTTTGTATCTTGAACATTTTGGTAGAGCTTTGTCGTTGATCGCAGCACGAGCCCATCATATAGATGATACATTAGAATATATGCGATATGCAGAAACGGCAATCGTAGTTGAAAATGCTTTGCACGAATTTTATTTTGAGGATTTTGGATTGACTGAAAGAGGAAAGATGCAGCCAGTCTGTCATCATTACGTTCACTATCTGAAAAGCACAGCAGCTTTGGATCCGGTGGAAGTTGGAATGGCTGCAGTTCTGCCCTGCTTCTGGATCTACAAAAAAGTTGGGGATCATATCTACAACAACCTTCAATCTGACAACAATCCTTACCAGAAATGGATCGACACGTACGGCGGAGAGGAATTTGCTGAAGCTGTCCAAAAAGCCATCGACATCTGTAACAGAGTTGCCAATGAAACCACTCCAGCAATGAGAGAAAAGATGACGGAAGCGTTCATCACGGCTTCGATTATGGAATATCATTTTTGGGAAGCGGCGTATGATCTGAAGACGTGGATTTGA
- a CDS encoding ATP-dependent Clp protease ATP-binding subunit produces the protein MSVLVTNETIKEVFHIAESVARENYNNQYGASHLLQALLHNNFGLKDFLLNIDKDPAYIYEWAEVRIEELAKTGHLPNDIIKDEKVSTILEEADDIRLKLGLDEISPLCLLAAISKPNVAYNVQELKSFPLREHEILNFFRGEDKNVNIHENHLTGHSTPNKNSFPAIKSYCIDKTEQANQGKLDNIIGRDKELRMLIEILCRRTKPNVIIVGEPGVGKTALLEGFAIEINKGNVPQMLKEATLLELDTGSLLAGTSYKGEIEDRLKKVINECKNINKAVLFIDEIHSLLDSKGSAGNVANLLKPELARGEITVIGATTQEEYRKIIEPERAFDRRFEVLNVEEPDDVTCVKMIDVLLDGYKNHHQVDVDRSALADCVSLAKRYSKGKKLPDSAIDLLDRTMASIKMLDELSETELQSWKENYDKIIAEIDETDPILADELIWNYNLLQNQLSPILWGSLSEQHTLEASMDIAQIKNIINSTFEELIQLASIKREKVGKLELAAVMAAKTGIPIGKIQAKEKEKLLNMEEMLIKRVVGQDHALKILSDAIVENRSGLNKPGQPIGSFFLLGPTGTGKTELAKSIAELLFNDEAAMIRFDMSEFKEEHSAALLYGAPPGYVGYEEGGMLVNKIRQNPYSVVLFDEIEKAHTSVFDVFLQIMDEGKIHDKLGKEGDFSNSLVLFTSNIGSEQIVEHFEKNEIPNSKNLMKIMTDSGRFRPEFLARITEIIPFAPINENMAEKIFSIQLRSLRKALTRLGIGFNIDDDAIKNLALNGFSSKYGARQISGVIRAQLARPISKKIVREEVKSGETIHVSWNNEREDLEWVIS, from the coding sequence ATGAGTGTACTGGTAACTAACGAGACAATAAAAGAAGTTTTTCATATTGCTGAATCTGTAGCAAGAGAAAATTACAATAATCAATATGGAGCTTCCCATCTTTTACAAGCGCTTTTGCACAATAATTTTGGTTTAAAAGATTTTCTTTTAAATATCGACAAAGATCCAGCTTACATCTATGAATGGGCAGAAGTTCGAATCGAAGAACTCGCAAAAACTGGTCATCTTCCTAATGATATTATAAAAGATGAAAAAGTGAGTACTATTCTTGAAGAAGCGGATGATATTCGATTAAAATTGGGATTAGATGAAATTTCTCCACTATGTTTACTTGCTGCCATTTCGAAACCAAATGTTGCCTACAATGTTCAGGAACTTAAATCTTTTCCTCTCCGCGAACATGAGATTCTAAATTTTTTCCGTGGTGAAGACAAAAATGTCAATATTCACGAAAATCATTTGACGGGACATTCTACCCCCAATAAAAATTCATTTCCAGCTATCAAAAGTTATTGTATTGATAAAACTGAGCAAGCTAACCAGGGTAAACTAGATAATATCATCGGTAGAGATAAAGAACTCAGAATGTTAATCGAAATTCTTTGTCGCCGCACAAAACCAAATGTTATTATTGTTGGAGAACCAGGCGTTGGAAAAACCGCTCTGCTGGAAGGTTTTGCGATTGAAATTAATAAAGGGAATGTTCCGCAGATGCTGAAAGAAGCAACTTTATTGGAATTGGACACAGGATCATTATTAGCCGGGACTTCCTACAAAGGCGAAATCGAAGATCGTCTGAAAAAAGTGATTAATGAATGTAAAAATATTAACAAAGCTGTTCTTTTTATAGATGAGATTCATTCTCTTTTAGATAGCAAAGGAAGTGCAGGAAATGTCGCTAATCTCTTGAAGCCAGAGTTAGCGAGAGGAGAAATAACAGTAATTGGCGCAACTACACAAGAAGAATATAGAAAAATTATAGAACCAGAACGCGCCTTCGATAGAAGATTTGAAGTTTTGAATGTTGAAGAGCCAGATGATGTAACTTGCGTGAAAATGATTGATGTTCTACTAGATGGTTATAAAAATCATCATCAAGTAGATGTCGATAGAAGTGCATTGGCAGATTGTGTCAGTTTGGCGAAGCGTTATTCTAAGGGAAAAAAATTACCAGATTCTGCAATCGATTTGCTAGACAGAACAATGGCTTCGATCAAAATGTTGGATGAATTGTCTGAAACAGAATTACAATCCTGGAAAGAAAATTATGATAAAATCATTGCCGAAATTGATGAAACAGATCCGATTTTAGCTGATGAATTAATCTGGAATTACAATCTTCTTCAAAATCAACTGAGTCCAATTCTTTGGGGTTCACTGTCTGAACAACATACTTTGGAAGCATCAATGGATATTGCTCAGATTAAAAATATTATTAATTCAACCTTTGAAGAATTAATACAGTTAGCTTCGATAAAAAGAGAAAAAGTTGGCAAACTGGAATTGGCTGCAGTTATGGCTGCAAAAACTGGAATTCCAATTGGGAAAATCCAAGCCAAGGAAAAAGAAAAACTCCTGAATATGGAGGAAATGCTCATCAAAAGAGTAGTAGGGCAAGATCACGCTTTGAAAATCCTATCTGATGCGATCGTAGAAAACCGAAGCGGACTCAACAAGCCGGGACAACCAATCGGATCATTTTTCTTACTAGGACCAACCGGAACGGGGAAAACTGAATTAGCAAAATCTATCGCAGAATTACTTTTCAATGATGAAGCTGCGATGATTCGGTTTGATATGTCGGAATTTAAAGAGGAACATTCTGCTGCATTGTTGTACGGTGCACCTCCAGGTTACGTCGGTTATGAAGAAGGAGGAATGTTGGTCAATAAAATCAGACAAAATCCTTATTCTGTGGTTCTTTTTGATGAGATAGAAAAAGCACATACTTCAGTTTTCGATGTTTTTCTTCAGATAATGGATGAAGGTAAAATTCACGATAAATTAGGGAAAGAAGGTGATTTTAGCAATTCCTTGGTTTTATTTACTTCTAATATTGGAAGTGAACAAATTGTGGAACATTTTGAGAAAAATGAAATTCCGAACTCTAAAAATCTGATGAAAATAATGACGGATTCGGGAAGATTCAGACCTGAGTTTTTGGCTAGAATTACCGAGATTATTCCTTTTGCGCCGATTAATGAAAATATGGCTGAGAAGATTTTCAGTATTCAATTAAGATCATTGAGAAAAGCTTTAACTAGATTGGGGATTGGTTTCAATATTGACGATGACGCAATCAAAAATTTAGCTTTAAATGGATTCAGTTCAAAATATGGCGCACGTCAAATTTCTGGTGTCATCAGAGCGCAATTGGCACGACCAATTTCCAAAAAAATTGTTAGAGAGGAAGTGAAATCAGGTGAAACAATCCATGTGAGCTGGAATAATGAGAGGGAAGATTTGGAGTGGGTAATATCATAA
- a CDS encoding D-Ala-D-Ala carboxypeptidase family metallohydrolase: protein MAAIIGNQNPKVGETNFYEVSIFGALPYYNPNSTYEWYLFKKQKNGNWIDITKNGIPKIGTKVDYTFFEPVAGDLFEIRIFEIRQTLLPTTQNTKTFYGKLEITPTASIKEQINKVVLFNRGKVDVNKADYRDTLIAQAFCTGLFGKEIEFQLWEDDALGDGHNPEINKSNRIPRVYNATVNEKGIAEAKIPLSADEKVMRQIANKYLMKGDEDEGATHEFYVTATHLGKGEKASQINVNVANPDYRPKPKQNSAKFPATIASKTKKQPDPKGKITDAYFVDANEKKLTKVEVGNKIRVRINSQNLKGKSIQYVIWEYDNLSTNDEVYRSGKIRVDHDAIVTMGFTLTESIFSKGTSGIWGDSDNEKQNYFIEVIVLDVSAESKKFGIDSDGLMTVEKLKSPAVINKKDKKDTIGNCICQEQYKDLIWGGKVSCQFRKKVVQICTELWGEDRKMEMSNGLMAVMNVETAGSFKAHQIMGKSLQDVNSITKDDFWLYKKDKTGKIISKGSRAVGLIQFTQSALQAIGEFKSGTGFDKLHELKLKLAKMGEVNQLDYVKKYFEDSKSKIKSPEDIYLHVFAPKGVGKADNFVLYESGTEEYRQNASVDTKSTGIYKDDKKIQRSEILERYYHSLKEGQNNKPLEFKCSSSETAPVSKSPATPKEDMLSVHLSLAQAIRSDTAKQNGLDNTPSAAEKENLKQLGINIYDKIYDQFNGNVKLTSVFRSEAVNKKVGGSNTSQHRFGQALDIQGTNGITNKQIFKYVRHNLSYHQIIWEYGSKNEPDWVHVGYKPSGNKKINTRAVRIKGKTNYITFDLEI, encoded by the coding sequence ATGGCGGCAATCATCGGTAATCAGAATCCAAAAGTTGGAGAAACTAATTTCTATGAAGTCAGTATTTTCGGCGCACTACCCTACTATAATCCTAATAGTACTTATGAGTGGTATCTCTTCAAAAAACAAAAGAACGGCAACTGGATAGATATTACCAAAAACGGAATTCCAAAAATTGGAACTAAGGTTGACTACACATTTTTTGAACCTGTAGCAGGCGATTTATTTGAAATCAGAATCTTCGAAATCAGGCAAACTCTACTTCCAACAACGCAAAACACCAAAACATTCTACGGCAAACTGGAAATTACGCCCACAGCTAGTATAAAGGAGCAAATTAATAAAGTGGTTCTTTTCAACCGTGGAAAAGTTGATGTAAACAAGGCTGATTATCGAGATACTTTGATTGCCCAAGCTTTCTGCACAGGACTTTTTGGGAAGGAAATAGAATTCCAGCTTTGGGAGGATGATGCGCTTGGGGATGGGCATAACCCTGAAATTAACAAAAGCAACAGAATCCCAAGGGTTTATAATGCCACTGTTAATGAAAAAGGTATTGCTGAAGCGAAAATTCCACTGAGTGCTGATGAAAAAGTGATGCGACAAATAGCCAATAAATATCTGATGAAAGGCGATGAAGACGAAGGTGCCACTCACGAATTTTATGTTACTGCTACCCATCTAGGTAAAGGTGAAAAAGCGAGTCAAATCAATGTGAATGTGGCAAATCCTGATTACAGACCAAAACCAAAACAAAATTCTGCCAAATTTCCGGCAACTATTGCAAGTAAGACTAAGAAACAGCCTGACCCAAAAGGAAAAATAACAGATGCGTATTTTGTTGATGCCAATGAAAAAAAATTGACTAAGGTTGAGGTCGGAAATAAAATTCGGGTTAGGATCAATTCCCAGAATCTGAAAGGCAAAAGCATCCAATATGTCATCTGGGAATATGATAATCTTTCTACTAATGACGAAGTTTACCGTAGTGGAAAAATAAGGGTTGACCACGATGCGATTGTTACAATGGGATTTACATTAACGGAAAGTATTTTTTCTAAAGGGACTTCTGGCATTTGGGGAGATTCTGACAATGAAAAACAGAATTACTTTATAGAAGTTATTGTACTGGATGTTTCTGCTGAATCTAAAAAATTCGGTATTGATTCTGATGGTTTGATGACGGTTGAAAAATTGAAAAGTCCAGCCGTAATTAATAAAAAAGATAAAAAGGACACAATTGGAAATTGCATTTGCCAAGAGCAATACAAAGATCTCATTTGGGGAGGAAAAGTCAGTTGTCAATTCAGAAAGAAAGTTGTGCAAATCTGCACGGAACTTTGGGGAGAAGATCGAAAAATGGAGATGTCCAATGGTCTAATGGCAGTAATGAATGTCGAAACTGCTGGCTCATTCAAAGCGCATCAAATAATGGGTAAATCTTTACAAGATGTGAACTCTATAACTAAGGATGATTTTTGGCTCTACAAAAAAGATAAAACTGGGAAAATCATTTCTAAAGGTTCTAGAGCCGTGGGTCTGATTCAATTTACACAATCTGCTTTGCAGGCTATCGGAGAATTTAAATCTGGGACTGGCTTTGATAAATTACACGAGTTGAAATTAAAATTAGCCAAAATGGGCGAGGTCAATCAACTGGATTATGTCAAAAAGTATTTTGAAGATAGTAAATCCAAGATAAAAAGTCCAGAAGATATCTATCTGCACGTTTTTGCTCCAAAAGGTGTTGGAAAAGCAGATAACTTCGTTCTGTACGAAAGTGGCACGGAGGAATACAGGCAAAACGCCAGTGTAGATACAAAAAGTACCGGCATATATAAGGATGACAAGAAGATTCAGCGGTCGGAAATCTTGGAACGTTATTATCATAGTTTGAAAGAAGGACAAAATAATAAGCCACTAGAGTTCAAATGTTCATCTTCTGAAACTGCGCCAGTTTCTAAATCACCTGCAACTCCGAAAGAAGACATGCTGAGTGTTCATTTAAGTCTGGCACAAGCTATAAGAAGTGATACCGCTAAGCAAAATGGATTGGATAACACTCCAAGCGCAGCAGAAAAGGAAAATCTGAAGCAACTTGGCATAAATATTTATGATAAAATTTACGATCAATTTAATGGTAATGTGAAGTTGACAAGTGTTTTTCGAAGTGAGGCTGTTAATAAAAAAGTAGGTGGTTCAAATACTTCGCAGCATCGTTTCGGGCAGGCATTAGACATCCAAGGTACCAACGGGATTACCAATAAGCAAATATTCAAATATGTTAGACATAATCTGAGTTACCATCAGATCATTTGGGAGTACGGAAGCAAAAACGAACCAGATTGGGTGCACGTTGGCTACAAACCAAGTGGAAATAAAAAGATCAACACTAGAGCTGTACGCATCAAAGGGAAAACCAATTATATAACTTTCGATTTAGAAATTTAA
- the thiE gene encoding thiamine phosphate synthase, with translation MSLHPKFPYQLYLVISEKDCLGRNFLKVAKEAILGGVDIIQLREKNIGKKEFLQKALQLKDVTEKYNIPLIINDHPEVAEKADAFGIHVGNNDISPTSLRDQSFFKNKMIGYSIEYLEQLENEQTSTSDYLGISPIFSTNTKEDTVTEWGIDGLTKIKSLTDKPLIAIGNINLENAQMIMKAGANSLAVVSAICASENPQKTASELKNEILK, from the coding sequence ATGAGCCTTCATCCAAAATTTCCTTATCAGTTGTATTTGGTCATTTCTGAAAAAGATTGCTTAGGAAGAAACTTTCTGAAGGTTGCAAAAGAAGCTATCCTCGGCGGTGTTGACATCATCCAGTTGCGTGAGAAAAATATTGGAAAGAAGGAATTTCTTCAAAAGGCATTGCAGCTAAAGGACGTTACAGAAAAATACAACATTCCGCTCATTATCAATGATCACCCTGAAGTTGCGGAAAAAGCTGATGCCTTTGGAATTCACGTCGGAAATAATGATATATCCCCGACATCTTTGAGAGATCAATCATTCTTCAAAAACAAAATGATCGGCTACTCTATCGAGTACCTAGAACAGTTGGAAAATGAGCAAACCTCTACTTCAGATTATCTTGGAATAAGTCCGATATTCAGTACCAACACAAAAGAAGATACGGTGACTGAATGGGGAATTGATGGTCTTACGAAAATCAAAAGCTTAACAGACAAACCTTTGATTGCTATTGGAAATATCAATCTAGAAAATGCACAAATGATCATGAAAGCTGGCGCAAATTCCTTAGCGGTGGTCTCTGCAATATGCGCCTCCGAGAATCCACAGAAAACAGCTTCCGAACTTAAAAATGAAATATTGAAATGA
- the thiM gene encoding hydroxyethylthiazole kinase, protein MENNLWKHILTVRESSPLVHSITNYVVMNNTANALLAIGASPIMAHAKSEMEEMVSISHSLVVNIGTLDEYWAKSMLLAVKKANSLNKPWVLDPVGAGATSYRDTVLSELLTLNPTVIRGNASEIIALAKANVTATKGVDSTAKSDEAIEAAKNLVRNYGSIVCISGETDIIINDKQGIFLKNGHEMMTKVTGLGCTASALIGAFVGVIENKTEAVATAMSLLSIAGELASDLSVGPGSLQLHIIDKIFNMTEKEFSHHLKLSY, encoded by the coding sequence ATGGAAAATAATCTTTGGAAACACATCCTTACTGTTAGAGAATCGTCCCCTCTCGTACACAGCATCACCAACTATGTAGTAATGAACAATACCGCTAATGCACTTCTTGCCATCGGTGCCTCTCCTATTATGGCGCACGCCAAATCTGAAATGGAAGAAATGGTTTCGATTTCTCATTCTCTGGTCGTGAATATCGGGACATTGGATGAATATTGGGCAAAATCAATGTTACTGGCAGTGAAAAAAGCCAATTCATTAAACAAACCTTGGGTTCTGGATCCTGTTGGAGCTGGCGCCACTTCTTATCGCGACACTGTACTAAGCGAACTTTTAACTTTGAATCCCACAGTAATCCGTGGAAATGCATCAGAAATCATTGCTTTGGCAAAGGCCAATGTCACAGCAACCAAAGGCGTTGACAGTACAGCCAAGAGCGACGAGGCCATAGAGGCAGCAAAAAATCTGGTTCGAAATTATGGTTCGATCGTCTGTATTTCTGGCGAGACAGATATTATCATTAATGATAAACAAGGTATATTTTTAAAAAACGGCCACGAGATGATGACAAAAGTAACAGGACTTGGTTGTACTGCATCAGCACTGATAGGCGCATTTGTTGGCGTCATCGAAAATAAAACAGAAGCTGTAGCCACGGCAATGAGCTTACTGAGTATTGCCGGTGAGTTGGCTTCTGATCTAAGTGTTGGACCGGGAAGTTTGCAGCTTCATATCATTGATAAGATTTTCAATATGACGGAAAAAGAATTTTCACATCATCTTAAACTAAGCTATTAA
- the tssD gene encoding type VI secretion system tube protein TssD, protein MANNSRAVLKFNGGSEQKILKLNYGVSRNTDVSGRVASDPSNALIKITVEATEDSGILESLLNGKYKPTNGEVTFNKSHEEGTLTTLKWDNGYVIQHEVDYDALNEDNMFVSFVISAEKIDYGNSSYDGIWPGAK, encoded by the coding sequence ATGGCAAACAATTCAAGAGCCGTATTAAAATTCAACGGCGGATCAGAACAAAAAATTCTTAAACTGAATTACGGTGTATCAAGAAACACAGACGTTTCCGGTAGAGTTGCATCAGACCCTTCCAACGCATTGATTAAAATCACTGTTGAAGCGACTGAGGATTCAGGAATTTTGGAAAGTTTATTGAACGGGAAGTACAAACCAACAAATGGTGAAGTAACTTTTAACAAATCTCACGAAGAAGGAACTTTGACAACTTTGAAATGGGACAATGGTTATGTAATCCAGCACGAGGTGGATTATGATGCTTTGAACGAGGACAATATGTTCGTAAGCTTTGTCATCAGTGCAGAAAAAATCGACTACGGTAATTCTTCTTACGACGGAATTTGGCCAGGAGCAAAATAG